One genomic segment of Alicycliphilus denitrificans K601 includes these proteins:
- a CDS encoding DUF1302 domain-containing protein codes for MKSRRQTPAWVRQRPTVMAAAAVLMAGNAAAFELDLGNPDLAVRWDNTVRYNAAQRVAARDSRIGNNYKFDEGTYSFDKGDLVANRLDLLTELDMVYKKNMGLRISAAGWYDNAYDGKSVTRNPALSSPSSYNNSQYSNYTKRYYAGPSGEILDAFVFTNFDAGDVPVKLKVGRHTVFWGEALLLGGAMHGVSYSQMPLDLQKGFATPGVEAKELFRPLNQISGQAQLTDTLSVAAQYFLEWEPYRYPEGGTYLGPADFAFNGPDSIVQAVHPVLGPLGYTRAAPVTPKNNGEFGVSAKWSPEPLDGTLGFYYRRFADKMPQPLVTELKAAAGFPLANDSHYRLIYPDKIDLFGVSLAKNIGGVSVGAELSYRRNTPLSAQTLGNASAFGVPASGQTFGPRGDTMHGLVNLMGTISKTPLFDAASWATELTWAHLAKVRSGENLFNGVGYDGCRNAAGAVGGDKWDGCATKNYVGIGAAFTPTWFQVMPGVDLSMPITYSIGLKGNSPTTFGGNQGLGNYSIGLGADIYQKYRVDLKYIDYVGKYRVNAAGNTVTTVNGFTSVLSDRGFLSLTFKASF; via the coding sequence ATGAAAAGCAGGAGACAAACACCGGCATGGGTGCGCCAGCGCCCGACGGTAATGGCCGCGGCGGCGGTCTTGATGGCGGGAAATGCGGCGGCTTTTGAACTCGATCTGGGCAATCCGGATCTGGCGGTCCGCTGGGACAATACGGTTCGCTATAACGCCGCCCAGCGCGTCGCGGCGCGTGACAGCAGGATCGGCAACAACTACAAGTTCGACGAAGGCACCTACAGTTTCGACAAGGGTGACCTGGTTGCCAATCGACTCGATCTGCTGACCGAACTCGACATGGTTTACAAGAAAAACATGGGGTTGCGGATCAGTGCGGCAGGCTGGTACGACAATGCCTATGACGGCAAGAGCGTGACGCGCAATCCGGCGTTGTCTTCTCCATCCAGCTATAACAACAGCCAATATAGCAATTACACCAAGCGCTATTATGCCGGACCCTCCGGTGAGATTCTCGATGCCTTCGTTTTCACGAACTTCGATGCTGGAGACGTTCCGGTCAAGCTGAAGGTCGGCCGTCACACGGTATTCTGGGGCGAGGCCTTGCTGCTGGGCGGCGCTATGCACGGCGTGTCTTATTCGCAAATGCCCCTCGATCTGCAGAAAGGCTTTGCGACCCCGGGCGTCGAGGCCAAGGAACTGTTTCGTCCATTGAATCAGATTTCCGGGCAGGCGCAATTGACCGATACCCTTTCGGTGGCTGCCCAGTATTTCCTGGAATGGGAGCCCTATCGCTATCCCGAAGGGGGTACTTATCTTGGGCCGGCCGACTTCGCCTTCAATGGCCCGGACAGCATCGTCCAGGCCGTGCACCCGGTACTCGGACCTCTTGGCTATACAAGGGCGGCGCCGGTGACCCCCAAGAACAATGGCGAATTCGGCGTGAGCGCGAAGTGGTCGCCGGAGCCGCTCGATGGCACGCTGGGCTTCTATTACCGTCGCTTTGCCGACAAGATGCCCCAGCCCCTGGTGACGGAACTGAAGGCTGCCGCAGGCTTTCCTCTGGCGAACGACAGCCATTATCGCCTGATTTATCCCGACAAAATCGACCTGTTCGGCGTCAGTCTGGCGAAGAATATTGGCGGCGTGAGTGTCGGTGCGGAATTGTCCTATCGACGCAATACGCCCCTGAGCGCGCAGACGCTGGGTAATGCCTCGGCATTCGGGGTGCCCGCCAGTGGGCAGACTTTCGGGCCGCGCGGCGACACCATGCATGGCCTGGTGAACCTGATGGGCACGATTTCCAAGACGCCTTTGTTCGACGCCGCGAGCTGGGCCACCGAGTTGACCTGGGCGCATCTGGCCAAGGTGCGCAGCGGTGAAAATCTGTTCAATGGGGTTGGTTACGACGGTTGCCGAAATGCGGCGGGCGCGGTTGGCGGCGACAAGTGGGACGGTTGCGCAACCAAGAATTATGTCGGCATCGGCGCCGCTTTCACGCCAACCTGGTTCCAGGTCATGCCCGGCGTCGATCTTTCCATGCCGATTACCTATTCGATTGGCCTGAAGGGTAATTCGCCGACGACCTTCGGCGGCAACCAGGGCCTGGGCAACTACAGCATCGGTCTGGGTGCGGATATTTACCAGAAGTACCGCGTCGACCTGAAGTACATCGACTACGTTGGTAAATACCGCGTGAATGCGGCAGGCAATACCGTGACTACGGTGAACGGATTTACGTCGGTGCTTTCCGATCGCGGATTCCTGAGTCTGACGTTCAAGGCCAGCTTTTAA
- a CDS encoding DUF1329 domain-containing protein encodes MQVNKTIIVLAVASAVGGSALAGVSADEAKKLGTTLTAVGAEKGANKDGSIPAYTGGLTTVPTGFKPGDGLRPDPFAGEKPLFSIDGKTADKYADKLTEGTKALMKKYPDYRIDVYKTHRTVAMPKFVEENTAKCAVNAKTTNGGRSMEGCHAGFPFPIPKTGFEAMWNHLVRFQGVAYSVKYRNWNIDASGRPSVSTEGTIAQEFPYWDTSKPDSGVYFKQRINYTGPARRAGEAMMLIDPLDYAEKDRRAWLYLPGQRRVKVAPDLSHDTPNPGTGGTSTFDDVFLFLGSMDRFDFKLVGKKEAFIPYNDYRMAYNSTKDELLKPKFLNPDVVRWEQHRVWVVEATLREGKRHVYSKRTFYLDEDSWAAVASESYDARGQLFRTGFSYLTPSYEVPAPFTDMHGFYDLIAGSYSLSGYTAETGGVRPAKPAPDRDWSPDALAGSGIR; translated from the coding sequence ATGCAAGTCAATAAGACGATTATCGTTCTGGCCGTCGCCTCGGCTGTCGGTGGCAGTGCCCTGGCCGGTGTTTCGGCCGACGAAGCCAAGAAGCTCGGTACCACGCTGACGGCGGTGGGTGCCGAGAAGGGCGCGAACAAGGATGGCTCGATCCCGGCTTACACCGGCGGGCTGACGACGGTGCCGACGGGCTTCAAACCGGGCGATGGCCTGCGCCCGGACCCTTTTGCGGGTGAAAAGCCGCTGTTCTCGATCGACGGCAAGACGGCTGACAAATACGCCGACAAGCTGACCGAAGGGACCAAGGCCCTGATGAAGAAATACCCGGACTACCGGATCGACGTCTACAAGACCCATCGCACCGTGGCGATGCCGAAATTCGTCGAGGAAAACACCGCCAAGTGCGCGGTGAATGCCAAGACGACGAATGGCGGCCGCTCGATGGAGGGCTGCCACGCCGGCTTCCCGTTCCCGATCCCGAAGACCGGCTTCGAGGCCATGTGGAACCACCTGGTGCGCTTCCAGGGGGTTGCCTATTCGGTGAAATACCGCAATTGGAATATCGACGCCTCGGGCCGCCCCTCGGTATCCACCGAGGGCACCATCGCCCAGGAATTCCCGTACTGGGACACTTCCAAGCCCGATTCGGGCGTCTATTTCAAGCAGCGCATCAACTATACCGGCCCGGCGCGGCGCGCCGGCGAGGCCATGATGCTGATCGACCCGCTCGATTACGCCGAAAAGGATCGCCGCGCATGGCTGTATCTGCCGGGCCAGCGCCGCGTCAAGGTGGCGCCCGACCTGTCGCACGATACGCCGAACCCGGGTACGGGCGGCACTTCGACCTTCGACGACGTCTTCCTGTTCCTGGGCTCGATGGACCGCTTCGACTTCAAGCTGGTGGGCAAGAAGGAGGCCTTCATTCCGTACAACGATTACCGGATGGCCTACAACTCCACCAAGGACGAGTTGCTCAAGCCGAAGTTCCTGAATCCGGATGTCGTGCGTTGGGAGCAGCACCGTGTCTGGGTGGTGGAGGCAACGCTGCGCGAGGGCAAGCGCCACGTCTACAGCAAGCGGACCTTCTATCTCGACGAGGATTCCTGGGCGGCGGTCGCCTCCGAGTCCTACGACGCGCGCGGCCAGCTGTTCCGCACCGGCTTTTCCTACCTGACGCCGAGCTACGAAGTGCCCGCGCCGTTCACCGACATGCACGGCTTCTATGACCTGATCGCCGGCTCCTACTCGCTGAGCGGCTACACCGCCGAGACTGGCGGCGTGCGCCCGGCGAAACCGGCGCCGGACCGCGATTGGTCTCCGGATGCGCTGGCTGGCAGCGGTATTCGGTAA
- a CDS encoding WD40/YVTN/BNR-like repeat-containing protein, with protein MTIPKILPVLLAASLWMPLAGLAAPFQDVLDTPAQASALAAKSPINALARAGDRIVAVGQRGHILFSDDAGKTWQQAAVPVSSDLVAVHFPSAQKGWAVGHDGVILHSQDAGKTWVKQLDGRMAGQRMPAYYAQLAASGALGPADESAKLLDEVNRIAGQGAENPFLDVWFADEKTGFAVGAFNLIFRTQDGGQSWEPWFHRTVNPNRLHLYAVRQMAAGWFIVGEQGLVLKLDAAGKRFEALDTAYRGTFFGVLGSGPAVVVFGLRGNAFRSTDAGAHWTKVETGLQDGVTAGAVCRDGSLVLASQSGRILKGDSGAEHFSTLKLAQPVPASAVLCGDGDEVLVGGVRGIRAQKPN; from the coding sequence ATGACTATTCCCAAGATTCTCCCCGTGCTGCTGGCCGCATCGCTGTGGATGCCGCTGGCCGGTCTGGCCGCCCCGTTCCAGGACGTTCTGGATACCCCGGCGCAGGCCAGCGCGCTGGCGGCCAAGAGCCCCATCAATGCGCTCGCCAGGGCCGGCGATCGGATCGTCGCCGTGGGCCAGCGCGGACACATTCTTTTTTCCGACGATGCGGGCAAGACGTGGCAGCAGGCTGCGGTTCCGGTGAGCTCCGATCTGGTGGCGGTGCATTTCCCGAGCGCGCAAAAAGGGTGGGCCGTCGGTCACGACGGGGTCATCCTGCACAGCCAGGACGCGGGGAAGACCTGGGTCAAGCAGCTCGACGGCCGGATGGCCGGGCAGCGCATGCCCGCCTACTACGCGCAGCTGGCTGCCAGTGGGGCGCTGGGGCCGGCGGATGAGTCCGCGAAGCTGCTGGACGAAGTGAATCGCATCGCCGGACAGGGGGCGGAAAACCCGTTCCTCGATGTCTGGTTCGCGGACGAGAAAACGGGCTTCGCCGTGGGGGCCTTCAATCTGATATTCAGGACCCAGGATGGCGGCCAGTCGTGGGAGCCATGGTTCCATCGCACGGTGAACCCGAATCGCCTGCACCTGTACGCCGTGCGCCAGATGGCGGCGGGGTGGTTCATCGTCGGCGAGCAGGGGCTGGTGCTCAAGCTCGATGCCGCCGGGAAGCGCTTCGAGGCGCTGGACACGGCGTACCGCGGGACGTTCTTCGGCGTGCTCGGGAGTGGCCCGGCGGTGGTCGTCTTCGGCCTGCGCGGCAATGCCTTCCGCAGTACCGATGCCGGCGCCCACTGGACCAAGGTCGAAACCGGCCTGCAGGACGGCGTGACCGCCGGCGCGGTGTGCCGCGATGGCAGCCTGGTATTGGCCAGCCAGTCCGGCCGCATCCTGAAGGGCGACAGCGGCGCTGAGCATTTCAGCACGCTCAAGCTGGCGCAACCGGTTCCGGCATCGGCGGTGTTGTGCGGCGATGGCGATGAAGTTCTGGTCGGCGGGGTGCGTGGCATACGCGCGCAAAAGCCCAACTAA
- a CDS encoding efflux RND transporter permease subunit, producing MAAPTDLTDRMPVVKTLDEFNRNSGTRLERIIFNNRSAVLVVCALITLVLLFGAFSKLTLNASFEKMIPQSQDYIKNYLDNRKELRGLGNVLRIVVENVDGDIFDPKYQETLRKINDELFLMPGVDRAWLKSLWTPAVRWTEVTEEGFQGGPVMPESYDGSPKATEQLRLNIARSGIVGRFVGNDYKSSMIFVPLLDQDASTGEKIDYRALSHSLEQNIRDRFETAGAQGAKPADGAPRIRIHMIGFAKLVGDLIDGMTQVMVYFAVAALIAIGIIFGYTRCLRSTTLVIACSVIAVIWQLGLVALLGFELDPFSILVPFLIFAIGVSHGAQKMNGIMQDIGRGTHRLIAARYTFRRLFLAGMTALLADAVGFAVLMVIDIPVIKDLALTASIGVAVLIFTNLILLPVLLSYTGVSPKAAARSLQAEQTPSGQGEAARFWIWLERFTERRWALGAVLASAVMAVAGFAVSLHLKIGDLEAGAPELRADSRYNRDNAYISGNYSLSSDQFAVIVKTPAEGCLNYQTLVEADRLAWNLQQLPGVQTTVFLGNAVRQITAGSNEGSPKWLTLARNQDILNYGAQQASVNNPDLFNNDCSVMPVIAYLSDHRAETLSRVVDESARFAGEHSTPERQFLLAAGNAGIEAATNIVVHQANRTMLLYVYAAVIVLCFVTFRSWRAVVVAVVPLVLTSILCEALMVMLGIGVKVATLPVIALGVGIGVDYALYLLSIQLAQQRAGASLAVAYKRSIQFTGKVVALVGVTLAAGVVTWVWSPIKFQADMGILLTFMFVWNMVGALVLIPALSHFLLGSPAKSARFSLPFLGMARR from the coding sequence ATGGCCGCCCCAACCGATCTGACGGACCGCATGCCGGTCGTCAAGACGCTCGATGAGTTCAACCGCAATTCCGGCACCCGGCTCGAGCGCATCATCTTCAACAACCGGTCGGCGGTACTGGTCGTTTGTGCCCTGATTACCCTGGTGCTGCTGTTCGGCGCCTTTTCCAAGCTGACCTTGAATGCCAGCTTCGAGAAGATGATTCCGCAGAGCCAGGACTACATCAAGAACTATCTCGACAACCGCAAGGAGCTGCGCGGGCTGGGGAACGTGCTGCGCATCGTCGTCGAGAACGTGGACGGCGACATCTTCGATCCGAAGTATCAGGAGACCCTGCGCAAGATCAACGACGAGCTGTTCCTGATGCCCGGCGTCGACCGGGCCTGGCTCAAGTCCCTGTGGACTCCGGCCGTGCGCTGGACCGAGGTCACGGAAGAGGGTTTCCAGGGCGGCCCGGTGATGCCCGAGTCCTACGACGGCTCACCCAAGGCGACCGAGCAGCTGCGGCTGAACATCGCCCGTTCGGGCATCGTGGGGCGCTTCGTCGGCAACGACTACAAGTCGAGCATGATCTTCGTGCCCCTGCTCGACCAGGACGCATCGACCGGCGAGAAGATCGACTACCGCGCCCTGTCGCACTCCCTCGAGCAAAACATCCGCGACCGCTTCGAGACCGCCGGTGCGCAAGGGGCCAAGCCCGCCGACGGAGCGCCGCGCATCCGCATCCACATGATCGGCTTCGCCAAGCTGGTCGGCGACCTGATCGACGGCATGACCCAGGTGATGGTGTATTTCGCCGTCGCCGCGCTCATCGCCATCGGCATCATCTTCGGCTACACCCGCTGCCTGCGCAGCACCACGCTGGTCATCGCCTGCTCGGTGATCGCGGTGATCTGGCAGCTGGGCCTGGTGGCGCTGCTCGGCTTCGAGCTCGATCCGTTTTCCATCCTGGTGCCCTTCCTGATCTTCGCCATCGGGGTTTCGCACGGGGCGCAGAAGATGAACGGCATCATGCAGGACATCGGCCGCGGCACGCATCGCCTGATCGCCGCCCGGTACACCTTCCGCCGCCTGTTCCTGGCCGGCATGACGGCCCTGCTGGCCGACGCCGTGGGTTTTGCCGTGCTCATGGTGATCGACATCCCGGTGATCAAGGACCTCGCGCTGACCGCCAGCATCGGGGTGGCCGTGCTCATCTTCACCAACCTGATCCTGCTGCCGGTGCTGCTTTCCTACACCGGCGTCAGCCCGAAGGCCGCCGCGCGCAGCCTGCAGGCGGAGCAGACCCCGTCCGGCCAGGGCGAGGCCGCCAGGTTCTGGATCTGGCTGGAACGCTTCACCGAGCGGCGCTGGGCGCTGGGCGCCGTGCTGGCGTCGGCGGTGATGGCGGTGGCCGGCTTCGCCGTCAGCCTGCACCTGAAGATCGGCGACCTGGAGGCCGGCGCCCCGGAACTGCGTGCCGATTCGCGCTACAACCGCGACAACGCCTACATCTCCGGCAATTACTCGCTGTCCAGCGACCAGTTCGCGGTCATCGTGAAGACGCCGGCGGAAGGCTGCCTGAACTACCAGACCCTGGTCGAGGCGGATCGCCTGGCGTGGAATCTGCAGCAGCTGCCCGGTGTGCAGACCACCGTGTTCCTGGGCAATGCCGTGCGCCAGATCACCGCGGGCTCGAACGAAGGCAGCCCGAAGTGGCTCACGCTGGCGCGCAACCAGGACATCCTGAACTACGGGGCGCAGCAGGCATCGGTGAACAACCCAGACCTGTTCAACAACGACTGCTCGGTGATGCCGGTCATCGCCTACCTGAGCGACCACCGCGCCGAAACGCTGAGCCGCGTGGTGGACGAGTCGGCACGCTTCGCCGGCGAACACTCGACCCCGGAGCGCCAGTTCCTGCTCGCTGCCGGCAATGCCGGCATCGAGGCGGCCACGAACATCGTCGTGCACCAGGCCAACCGGACGATGCTGCTGTACGTCTATGCCGCGGTGATCGTGCTGTGCTTCGTGACTTTCCGCAGCTGGCGCGCGGTGGTGGTGGCGGTGGTGCCGCTGGTGCTGACCTCGATCCTGTGCGAAGCCCTGATGGTCATGCTCGGCATCGGCGTCAAGGTCGCCACCCTGCCGGTGATCGCGCTCGGGGTGGGCATCGGCGTGGACTATGCGCTCTACCTGCTCAGCATCCAGCTCGCCCAGCAGCGCGCGGGGGCCTCGCTGGCGGTGGCCTACAAGCGCTCCATCCAGTTCACCGGCAAGGTCGTCGCCCTGGTCGGCGTGACCCTGGCCGCGGGGGTGGTCACCTGGGTCTGGTCGCCGATCAAGTTCCAGGCGGACATGGGCATCCTGCTGACCTTCATGTTCGTGTGGAACATGGTCGGGGCGCTGGTGCTGATTCCCGCGCTGTCCCACTTCCTGCTGGGCAGCCCGGCCAAGAGCGCGCGCTTCAGCCTGCCGTTCCTGGGCATGGCGCGGCGCTGA